In Aegilops tauschii subsp. strangulata cultivar AL8/78 chromosome 3, Aet v6.0, whole genome shotgun sequence, one genomic interval encodes:
- the LOC109753741 gene encoding uncharacterized protein encodes MASTRDLAIASISVAAGAVAAAAALLYSYSATNSKPQSPPPPPPCTEPLPVNGCAARHPPAQDPFKTTKREGFISWDDYFMAIAFLSAERSKDPNRQVGACLVSQEGIILGIGYNGFPRGCSDDKLPWAKKSARGDPLETKYPYVVHAEVNAILNTNHASAAGQKLYVTMFPCNECAKIIIQSGVSEVLYFVEKRIDNSDHVYVASHNLLSMAGVKVRKHQPQMAQIPINFQDPRV; translated from the exons ATGGCCTCGACGAGGGATCTCGCCATAGCGTCCATCTCGGTCGCCGCAGGCGCCGTAGCCGCCGCGGCCGCGCTCCTGTACTCCTACTCGGCAACCAATTCCAAGCCCCAGagcccgcccccgcccccgccgtgCACCGAGCCACTCCCCGTCAACGGCTGCGCCGCCAGGCATCCGCCAGCGCAGGACCCCTTCAAAACCACCAAGAGGGAAGG GTTCATCTCATGGGACGACTACTTCATGGCGATTGCGTTCCTTTCAGCCGAGCGTTCAAAGGATCCTAACCGGCAG GTTGGCGCATGCTTGGTTAGCCAAGAGGGCATTATCCTAG GTATAGGTTACAATGGATTCCCAAGAGGCTGTTCAGATGATAAGCTTCCTTGGGCAAAG AAATCTGCAAGAGGGGATCCATTGGAGACAAAATATCC TTATGTTGTTCATGCTGaagttaatgctattttaaataCAAACCATGCTTCAGCGGCTGGACAG AAGTTATACGTCACTATGTTCCCCTGTAATGAGTGTGCTAAGATTATCATCCAG TCAGGTGTATCTGAAGTCCTCTATTTTGTAGAGAAAAGGATTGACAACTCAGATCATGTTTATGTTGCTTCTCACAACTTATTATCAATGGCTGGTGTGAAG GTCAGGAAGCATCAGCCACAAATGGCACAAATACCAATCAACTTTCAGGATCCAAGGGTCTAA